The Oncorhynchus kisutch isolate 150728-3 linkage group LG20, Okis_V2, whole genome shotgun sequence genome has a segment encoding these proteins:
- the LOC109865730 gene encoding protein disulfide-isomerase-like translates to MFKFVLLCTLAVASRADIGEEDGVLVLKKSNFEEALKAHPNILVEFYAPWCGHCKALVPEYAKAASMLKADGSEIRLAKVDATEEADLAQEYGVRGYPTIKFFKGGDKESPKEYSAGRQADDIVNWLKKRTGPAATTLGEVAQAESMIAENEVAVIGFFKDAESEGATAFLKAAEAVDDVPFGITSNEAVFSKFEVSKDGVVLFKKFDEGRNTFDGELSKTDLLAFIKANQLPLVIEFTEQTAPKIFGGEIKSHILMFVPKAADDFNDKMAEFKKASEGFKGKILFIFIDSEVDDNQRILEFFGLKKEECPAIRLITLEEEMTKYRPESEAITADNIIAFCTLFTEGKLKPHLMSQDIPEDWDKNPVRVLVGKNFEEVVFDPKKNVFVEFYAPWCGHCKQLDPIWTKLGEKYQDSADIVVAKMDSTANEIETVKVHSFPTLKFFPAGDEHKVVDYNGERTLEGFTKFLESGGKDGGAPAGEEGEEDEGIDDMEDLDEQDSDSDGDGGDHDEL, encoded by the exons ATGTTTAAGTTTGTCCTACTCTGCACACTGGCGGTGGCAAGCCGGGCTGATATCGGCGAAGAAGATGGTGTTCTGGTGCTGAAGAAAAGTAATTTCGAGGAGGCTTTGAAAGCTCACCCAAACATCCTAGTTGAATTCT ATGCCCCGTGGTGCGGCCACTGCAAGGCCCTGGTCCCTGAATATGCCAAAGCTGCCAGCATGCTGAAGGCAGACGGCTCAGAGATCCGCCTGGCCAAGGTGGACGCCACAGAGGAGGCAGACCTGGCCCAGGAGTACGGTGTCCGGGGTTACCCTACCATCAAGTTCTTCAAGGGTGGAGACAAGGAGTCGCCCAAAGAGTACTCTG CTGGCAGACAGGCTGATGACATCGTCAACTGGCTGAAGAAGCGCACTGGACCAGCTGCCACCACCCTGGGGGAGGTCGCCCAGGCAGAGTCCATGATTGCTGAAAACGAGGTAGCAGTCATCGGCTTCTTCAAG GACGCCGAGTCTGAGGGAGCCACGGCTTTCCTGAAGGCTGCGGAGGCCGTCGATGACGTTCCGTTCGGCATCACCTCCAACGAAGCAGTCTTCTCCAAGTTCGAGGTGTCCAAGGATGGAGTCGTCCTCTTCAAGAAG TTCGATGAGGGTCGTAACACCTTTGACGGAGAGCTGAGCAAGACTGACTTGCTGGCCTTCATCAAGGCCAACCAGCTGCCCCTGGTCATCGAGTTCACCGAGCAG ACCGCCCCCAAGATCTTCGGAGGAGAAATCAAGTCTCACATCCTCATGTTCGTGCCCAAGGCTGCCGATGACTTCAACGACAAAATGGCCGAGTTCAAGAAAGCATCAGAGGGATTCAAGGGCAAG ATCCTGTTCATCTTCATCGACAGCGAGGTGGACGACAACCAGCGCATCCTGGAGTTCTTCGGGCTGAAGAAGGAGGAGTGCCCTGCCATCCGCCTCATCACCCTGGAGGAGGAGATGACCAAGTACAGGCCCGAGAGCGAGGCCATCACCGCCGACAACATCATCGCCTTCTGCACACTCTTCACTGAGGGAAAACTCAAG CCCCACCTCATGAGCCAGGACATCCCTGAAGACTGGGACAAGAACCCCGTCAGAGTCCTGGTCGGCAAGAACTTTGAGGAGGTTGTCTTTGACCCCAAAAAGAACGTCTTCGTTGAGTTTT ATGCACCCTGGTGTGGCCACTGTAAACAGCTTGACCCCATCTGGACCAAACTGGGAGAGAAGTACCAGGACAGTGCCGATATCGTCGTGGCCAAGATGGACTCCACAGCCAACGAGATCGAGACAGTGAAAGTACACAGCTTCCCCACGCTCAAGTTCTTCCCCGCAGGCGATGAGCACAAG GTGGTCGACTACAATGGTGAGAGGACACTGGAGGGCTTCACCAAGTTCCTGGAGAGCGGAGGCAAGGATGGCGGAGCACCGgctggagaggaaggggaggaggatgaggggatTGAT gaTATGGAAGACCTGGATGAACAGGACAGTGATTCCGACGGCGACGGTGGCGACCACGACGAGTTATAA